The sequence below is a genomic window from Lepus europaeus isolate LE1 chromosome 20, mLepTim1.pri, whole genome shotgun sequence.
CTGTCCCGCGCCCAGGTGCAGCAGGCGGCTCCGGAAACCGGCCGCCGAGTCCGGGGGCCTTCTCCAAGGAGCCAGGCGGCAGGTCCACGGTGAAGGCCAGCGCGGCGGCGCCGCTGCGCTCCGGCCGCAGGTGCACCGACAGCGAGACGGAGCCGGAGCCCTGGCGCGCCACCACGCGCCGCAGCTCCAGGTGCAAGAAGATGTAGTAGACGCCGGCCTCGGCCACCACCACCTCGCGCGTGTCCTCGTCGTAACTCAGGCCCGGGGACAGCGACACGCCCGCCAGGACGGGGTCGCTGTGCCAGCTCAGGGTACCGTTGGCCAGCAGCACtgcgggaggagggaggagacgcTGAGCCAGGGGGCGGCGCCCGGTGGATCGCAACCCGGGGGAGGGGGcacggggagggggggcaggggagagccgTGCAGGAAGGCTAGGAAGGGGGACAGGGACTCCTGGAGTGGGGGGGGGTGTCAGGatggggtggagaggggaggggagaagggagttggaagggggagggaggaggggttggacagggggagggatggggagagggaaggcGAGAAATTGGGGAGGGGAACAAGGGGCTTTGGAGAGGGGTGGGGCAAGCTGGGGtgaggaaagggaggggatggTGAGTTAGAGACCTGGGTGGGGGGACTGAGTCCCcgcgggggaggggagaagaggttccggaagggggaggaaggggtaTAGGTAGGATCTaaaggggatgggagggggaggtttagaagggaagtgggggaggaggggtcttTGGAAGGCGGGCCGGGACGAGGGCTCGGGTCTTGGGGCTAGGGTTGGGGAAGTGAGGGCAGCGGGCAGGGGATCAAGGAGGCGAAACGGCCTGGTTCGGAAGGGGGAGGGGCGGACTGGTCCTCGCTGTGCAGGAAcgcccccatcccctccccctcccctccccctcccctccccgcctcccaggccctccccaggGCGGGGGCGCCGGCCACTCACTCACCACTCCGGGCCACCAGCTGCGCGAACTGGCCCTGCAGAGGCGGGAAAGAGCGAAATGAGTGGGGGGTCCCGCGGCCCCCGCGCCCGCACAACGCGTCAGGAGCGCGCACGGAGCTGCCGGCCCCGCAGGAATTCCCGAGGGGAGCGGAGAGACCGCCCGGCGCCTGGCAGCGGAGCCGGGTCCCGCGGGGGTCCCGGGCAGGGAAGAGGGGTCTCCCCGCGGGCTTCGCGGGGGAAAACGAGGCTCTCCGCGGGCGGAGGCGGGGCCCTCCAAGCGGCCGTCGGGgcccgggctggggaggggcgcgGCTCACCTGCCGCGGGGAGTCGCGGAGGCCGGCGCGGGCGTCGGGCGCGGGCTCCGGGCCGTGGTCGCGTCCTCGGGCTGCGCGAGGGGccgagggccgggccgggcgcggcCCAGGTGCGGGCGACGCAGGCGGCGCAGGTGGCGGCGAGCAGCAGCAGCGCGGCGCCCAGCGCCCAGGGCAGCGGGCGGCAGgcgcgggccgggggcgcgggcggcCAGGGGGCCTCGGGGTCCGGAGCGGCGGCTGGGCAGCGGCTCATGGCTGGCGCGGGGACTGCGGCCCCCGGGCGGCGCGCCGCGCTTTAAGCGGTCCCGGAAGGCGGCTTTccggggggccgggccggggaccTCGGCGCCGCCCCTAGGGACCTTCCTCCCCGCGCGCCGGCTCTTGGGGTTCCCGCTCGGCCCTTTGATTTCCCAGTTTGTCTGACTCCGGCCGCCCGAGCCAGTCGCGGCTCGTCCCACccgcagccccctgccctgcacctCCGTGTCCGCGACTCTCCGCGGGCGGCTCTCTCTGCCGCCgccctctgtctccccatctctgtccctgtctccctggctggctcgctctctgctgtctctctgtgtctctctgcatctatggctctctctctctctttctgtgtgtgtgtgtgtgtgtgtctggctctctcgctctctctccatctctctccatgtctctccatgtctctctctactgtctacATCTCTGGCTCTCTCATCTCACACtgactttctctatctctgtctctctccgtctctggctctctatctctcctctctggcaggctctctccatttctttctttctttctttctttctttctttcttccttccttccttccttccttccttccttctttccttccttccttctttccttccttccttccagatttatttctttatttgaaagagtgacagagaggcagagagagagaagtcttccatccacttgttcactccccagatgatcacaaacgccagggctgggccaatccaaagccaggagccaggagcttcctctgggtctcccaggagggtgcaagggcccaagcacttgagccatcttctactgctttcccaggccacagcagagagcttggtcggaagtggagcagccaggactcaaactggcgtccatttgggatgccagcactgcatgcagcggctgtaccctctaagccacagcaccggcccctctccatctctttatgacacatactctctctctgtctctccctgtgtctctggcttgctctctctctctcgctcactcactctctctctctccctcttttctcctttgtACCCCAACCTCCATCACACACTGAGACTCCCCCAAACCCACAACTTCTGCAGGGAGGCCCAGAACAGTCAGACCCCAACTGCCTGCCCCCAGTGGAATCAAAGGCCAGGCCAGTCCCACACCTGCATCACCTTCCCCGGGCCCCCCCACCCGCCTTCcctggcccacccccacccactcccTGAATGCTTCCCGTCAGCAGTCCCTGGAGACCCCACAAGCAGAAGGCTGGGGAGTCCAGGTACAGAAATTCCCCATTTAGGACAAGGCCGCTCTTGCGCCTGTCGAAGGAAACTCGGATTTCCCgtccgctgtggcccagtgggggTGGAGCAGGCAGGGTGCAGAGAGGCCAGGCAGCCCCAAAAGAGGAACCTCCCCAATGGAGAGCCCGGCAGCCCTGGGAAAGCCCTGGGCCGTGAGCATGGCCTGACCTCCCTGGGTGCCCCAGGGGGTAGACACCAGCCTGCCCCTTTCCCACCTAGGACGTGCTTGGCAGCAGGAGGGGAGCCATGGCAGCCCCCCACCCGCCAGCAGCCCTGTGCAATTGAGGGcggggtggcgggggggggggttgacTCAACAAGTACCTGGAGACGCCGGCCCCATGCTGCATCTTGGGTCAGGGGCTCCCTGGGGACGAGGCAGAAAGCAGTCCTGAACGGGAGCTGGCATAACTGGAATGGAACAAAATGTGAAACGGCACAACAGCCTGGCCCTTAGCGCTGTCACCTACTGCTgctcccccagctcagccccgccATCGAGGGTGGGGGAGGCCCAGCCAGCAGGGGCCTGGACCAAGATCTCCAGAAACATCCTCGTCCCTCTCGAATCCCACGGTCGGCGCCTTCAAGCCCTTTTGGCTCCGttgcacctgctggcccccatctGGGAGGTTCTTTCCCCAGACATGGACACCAGCTCACCATTCGTGTCTCTGCTCACACCTCCTCCCAAGCAAAGGTTCCCTGGAGACCACAGCAGAGACCCCCCCAGGGCGGATGGTGGGAAGCAGAACCCAGGAGGGCCACCCCCCACCAAGGCTCAGCATGACTGAACCCACGCACCCCAACTCTGAGAGTGGAAAGCAGCTAAGATATGCATTTGCTGAAAGCGAAtctgcggctggcgctgtggctcttTGATGCCTGCGCCCACATTGCAATCCTGCTACtcggcttcccacccagctccctgccagtgtccaccctgggaggcagcagtgcgggctcaagtgcctgggcccctgccacccacagggagacccccgatggagctcctggctcctggctgttgtcagcatttgggagtgaaccaatggattgaagataTCTACCTGCATCACTACAGATGTGtcctatatatcatatatatatacctatctCCCTCTGTgggtcactttgcctttcaaataaataaatcttttttaaaaagttgacacTGGGGATTGGGGATGTGTTACAAGGATCTTGAGGGGAGGcgattgtggtggaatgagaaggccaagCCAAGATGGccctggcaagcgagcatcagttactcaggaatggctttgaaacccacctggcaacggagcctgcctggcaacaggctgtgattggatggcttcggagcctgcctggcgacaggctgtgattggatggcttcggagcctgcctggcaacaggctgtgattgcttagggcatagaccgccccttgaccagattggctgtcttggctatttaagctgttgtaccaactgaaattaACAAGTCtacaggctgctcacctctggcccgctttcacccgactcccagggtctgggtggtgactccacacctcttgcccccaccacactcctcctctcagaacaaatcgaTGGCAACATCTGGCGCcaatgtgactgagaaagagacagcgtgtcggactcggcgaggtcccccctggatttcggcaagtaggcccctcggtgttgtGTGTGCTGTTCGGtcctgtgagggtgagcacagaaccccctcctacgcccctttccttgtccttgtcctcggccTAAGTGACCCCATGTtaggcacacactgcccagaagcgtacgtcgcttctcggctcctccttttactttcggttcgcccggcgaattcacataagggactgatcatcccataattcggaaccaagtcatcttccctcactcgagagaggtgatgctccggagacaccgtgtgggcatacggccttgacctaacgaatcaaggaagtcccccactaagcacaggacatacgtacgatctgatacaccactatctgtttgtctaacgtagggaaacccccgcagaatgccatcagccgctgaggtgctagggatttgctttgttatggcagcagtgctgtgggtgcctttcctttggctagagttggcgtgccgtgccgctcttaagtgctcaaatatgggaaagatacccccctctcagaatcctgtgcagattaccAAAcgtaatgaatctgtgagtgataggagcctgacactccaggttcctgtctcacagacaacagctgatgacttagggagagagagctccaacagtgaaaatgacaatgtagcaaataaggtagcaaacaaggtagcaaacaatgcagcaaacaaggtagcaatgcctagtcagccaccccccacatactggtgggatgaacttagaggaCCTCGAGACAATAACCcatgcaaggtcatcccatccgcacccagtgaggatccccacatgtgtggcagtccccaggcaccccaggctctcagggcagctgctagaccccatcccacccacatGTTTGCCGTTAATCTCGAAGTGgacgcagaattcaggccctggattccaacgcccttagaaaggcttctgctaaccaagggtcgaggatatgctcgtgtctttccagagaatgcgggacagcccatttgggtacagccagaaacatcaagcctgcaactgacagccaaccggaaccagctgaacaagactgagagtccactttgttagcagacacacctgccctatcatcctaccctgagaaattgcccatagccacatccattactgttttataaccccactagctctggtcagccactcaaacggcccacagcctgtgtgtggtcatgccattcctgataaccgttattcctcattcctacccctatctgagcaagcaatcctgtggtctctcgatttgagcactggttagtcaatgacgggtaagatcccctgggggacaacctaagacaggcacagctgcgtacggagaccacatggaaacggggtcaacaatggtatggccaagaatcatgcctcccgttgctcaaaaataaacaaaacgggggaaatgtagtggaatgagaaggccatgccaaggtggccactggcaagcgagcgtcagttagtcaggaatggctttgaaacccacctggctttagaaactgcctggcaacaggctgtgattggttggagcataaaccgcccc
It includes:
- the TNFSF9 gene encoding LOW QUALITY PROTEIN: tumor necrosis factor ligand superfamily member 9 (The sequence of the model RefSeq protein was modified relative to this genomic sequence to represent the inferred CDS: deleted 3 bases in 3 codons); its protein translation is MSRCPAAAPDPEAPWPPAPPARACRPLPWALGAALLLLAATCAACVARTWAAPGPALGPSRSPRTRHGPEPAPDARAGLRDSPRQGQFAQLVARSVLLANGTLSWHSDPVLAGVSLSPGLSYDEDTREVVVAEAGVYYIFLHLELRRVVARQGSGSVSLSVHLRPERSGAAALAFTVDLPPGSLEKAPDSAAGFRSRLLHLGAGQRLSVHLHAEAEARPAWQLAQGATLLGLFRVATEAPDGPSSP